Proteins encoded within one genomic window of Spirochaeta isovalerica:
- a CDS encoding O-acetyl-ADP-ribose deacetylase, whose translation MEWKSGSCLIKIVTGDITEIRVDAIVNAANNSLLGGGGVDGAIHRKAGPQLLGECRKIGGCPTGEARITGAYNLAADHIIHTVGPVYRGGHSGEEALLASAYRSSLELAEKNGVESLAFPAISAGVYGYPMNQAEETALITIRDFLKTGDRGLREIILVLFSRSYVPLYVEIADRLFEK comes from the coding sequence ATGGAATGGAAATCAGGAAGCTGTCTGATAAAAATCGTAACGGGAGATATTACAGAGATCAGGGTCGATGCCATTGTAAACGCCGCGAACAACAGCCTATTGGGCGGAGGTGGTGTCGACGGAGCCATTCACAGAAAAGCCGGTCCTCAACTTCTCGGAGAATGCCGTAAAATAGGCGGATGCCCGACAGGAGAGGCAAGGATAACCGGTGCTTATAACCTAGCCGCTGATCATATCATACATACGGTAGGTCCGGTTTACAGAGGCGGACATTCGGGAGAGGAGGCATTGTTGGCATCGGCCTATCGCTCCAGCCTCGAGCTGGCGGAGAAGAACGGAGTCGAGTCCCTGGCGTTTCCGGCCATAAGTGCGGGAGTTTATGGATATCCCATGAATCAGGCAGAGGAAACAGCTCTGATTACTATCAGAGATTTTCTGAAAACAGGCGATCGGGGACTGAGGGAGATTATCCTGGTTCTGTTCAGTCGATCTTATGTTCCCCTGTATGTGGAGATCGCTGACAGACTTTTCGAAAAATAA
- a CDS encoding ParB N-terminal domain-containing protein: MQLDINKIVINKRVRKNTGDLSQLAESMEKYGQMHPVIVNKKMELISGYRRMQCARQLNWKTVFAIVVDINSEPEKLAMELEENLRRKDFTEEEKIEAFKKLAKLSRPNFFTRLFKAIALFFKGLFKPGR, from the coding sequence TTGCAGTTGGACATAAATAAAATTGTAATAAATAAAAGAGTCAGAAAAAATACGGGAGATTTAAGCCAGCTGGCGGAAAGTATGGAAAAATACGGCCAGATGCATCCCGTAATCGTCAATAAAAAGATGGAACTCATATCGGGGTACCGCCGAATGCAGTGCGCCCGTCAGCTCAACTGGAAAACGGTTTTCGCTATTGTCGTCGATATAAATTCCGAGCCGGAAAAACTGGCCATGGAGCTTGAGGAAAACCTCAGGCGTAAGGATTTTACGGAAGAAGAGAAAATTGAAGCCTTCAAGAAGCTTGCGAAACTGAGCCGACCGAATTTCTTCACCCGCCTGTTCAAGGCCATCGCTCTTTTTTTTAAAGGTTTATTCAAACCGGGCAGATAA
- a CDS encoding PQQ-binding-like beta-propeller repeat protein translates to MSYGGCCSIKKKRTVGLLLLLFAFHSLFAQVELNWRFAVTGSVLGIPASDPAGTVYVLTDDNTLQAIKPYSGTLIWSYRAGEPLSDVLFVGADFTVYLYTESRKLIAVTPGGTVRWKRQFNSPLSRSPAASPEGAVILPMEDGRLIKINGRGRVLWEKPAAYSYTSPVVDQDGSLYISGDNNTIFSYKPTGNGGWSYTLPARAEILALRSDYLLALTSERKAFCLDIRGNLIWENDTLPSGNPVSLLSSPDRIHIVYSSGMVIALNPDGSEESRFQGPPTEGFASIDSKGALYLFGRDRKLYRLMDDELIEIESDTPMTAPLLGAAANLFSGGENWIVYSYKTPASAQGWAGYRGGPLRNGAVDSGASLKRLQEYYEGYPGYLYFEMMSQSPELDKRLEIIDRFEKLQRDNQLIEKFPFAPLLLIDMAEEGISYASFDGSLVSNSSSLVRIKALNLLGDIGDIRTRRFIISHLYQEDSASAAVSAIWALAMIGFDYDGAATRAIASAKERFFNDDGVLLTICDTLEEIVYYNGIIPDQSGLHVLSSIYSSNAPYGIRKRAGEIFDNFTGGPRLK, encoded by the coding sequence ATCTCATATGGAGGCTGTTGCTCTATTAAAAAGAAAAGGACAGTAGGACTACTTCTCTTATTATTCGCCTTTCATTCCCTTTTCGCCCAGGTCGAATTAAACTGGCGTTTTGCCGTTACCGGGTCGGTGCTGGGTATTCCCGCTTCCGACCCGGCGGGAACCGTATATGTCCTGACTGATGACAATACACTTCAGGCTATCAAACCCTATTCGGGAACTCTCATCTGGTCCTATCGCGCGGGCGAGCCGCTCAGCGACGTTCTTTTTGTCGGCGCGGATTTTACCGTGTATCTCTACACGGAGAGCCGGAAGCTGATCGCCGTAACACCCGGGGGAACTGTCCGCTGGAAAAGACAGTTCAACAGTCCCCTGTCCCGTTCCCCCGCCGCATCTCCCGAGGGTGCTGTTATCCTTCCCATGGAGGACGGCAGGCTGATCAAGATAAACGGAAGAGGCCGTGTCCTGTGGGAGAAACCCGCCGCATACAGTTATACATCTCCCGTAGTGGACCAGGACGGTTCCCTTTATATTTCCGGAGATAACAATACCATTTTTTCATATAAACCGACCGGAAACGGGGGGTGGTCCTATACGCTGCCGGCCCGGGCGGAAATACTGGCGCTCAGAAGTGATTATCTCCTGGCATTAACTTCGGAGAGAAAGGCTTTCTGCCTGGACATCAGGGGAAATCTTATCTGGGAAAATGATACACTGCCATCGGGTAATCCCGTTTCTCTTCTCAGTTCACCCGATAGAATCCACATAGTCTATTCCTCCGGAATGGTAATCGCCTTAAATCCCGACGGTAGTGAGGAAAGCCGTTTTCAGGGGCCGCCTACGGAAGGATTCGCTTCAATCGACAGTAAGGGGGCTTTGTATCTTTTCGGCCGCGACAGAAAGCTCTACCGGCTTATGGATGATGAATTGATAGAAATCGAAAGCGATACTCCCATGACGGCACCGCTGCTGGGAGCCGCGGCGAATCTCTTCAGCGGCGGTGAGAACTGGATCGTCTACTCGTACAAGACCCCCGCTTCGGCTCAGGGATGGGCGGGTTATCGCGGCGGCCCTCTGAGAAACGGCGCCGTTGACTCGGGAGCCAGCCTCAAAAGACTTCAGGAATATTATGAAGGCTATCCGGGGTATCTCTATTTCGAAATGATGTCCCAATCGCCTGAACTGGATAAAAGGCTGGAAATAATTGATAGATTTGAAAAGCTGCAAAGGGATAATCAGCTTATTGAAAAATTTCCCTTTGCGCCTCTCCTGCTTATCGATATGGCCGAAGAAGGGATCAGCTATGCTTCCTTCGACGGTTCTCTGGTTTCCAACAGCAGTTCCCTTGTCCGCATCAAAGCGCTGAACTTACTGGGGGATATCGGCGATATACGGACAAGAAGGTTTATAATCAGCCACCTCTATCAGGAGGATAGTGCCTCTGCGGCCGTTTCCGCCATCTGGGCTCTGGCAATGATCGGTTTTGATTATGACGGTGCTGCGACAAGGGCCATTGCCTCGGCAAAAGAGCGGTTTTTCAATGACGATGGTGTATTATTAACTATATGTGATACACTTGAGGAAATTGTCTATTACAATGGAATTATACCCGATCAGTCGGGTTTGCACGTCCTTTCATCCATATACAGCAGTAACGCGCCTTATGGAATACGGAAAAGGGCTGGAGAAATATTTGACAACTTTACCGGAGGCCCGCGCCTCAAGTAG
- a CDS encoding penicillin-binding protein 1A — protein sequence MNFTGSRKIILIALLSMMGVVSAGLGISLGFALAITRNTINTENFGVYQPAMPSQLLDINGNLITELFGDEKRDVVSITELPKSLMKALITREDSAFFHHNGFNIVGFSRALYNNVFGSYTSGGSTLTQQVAGHLYADRRDKSVTRKIRELWWAWQLERQLSKYEILEIYLNKMDLGHGVSGVEAGSQYFFQHPASENTIAENVMLVIQYALPGLYSPIRQPERAKVQQRNILNQVVKNGYVTQEEADNSFILFWDNWDWSRDNIATAFFDREDQAPWFSEYVRGELDNMLYGTQDMLRDGYTVHTTLNLDYQKDADEIIERNLQNWNRIYKSRRGTRMDYVDEEFVPIFDMLSLAFNIDSIRVAGSQDIKNAENLYEEQIVPTLDIVSQMFGLDGVKSVVDFSYDKIDSQLDKSSIETALITLDNETGYILAMIGGSKFERGNQLNRALQGSLQPGSTFKPVFYSYAISSGLFTTASRIFDGPTVFTSPDGQPYTPLNYRGEWMGNVLLRTALANSMNVPSIKIMEGIGFDAAIERASRLYGMTDPVQISETFPRVFPLALGVIAIAPVHTARAYATFANQGRAVEPIAIRYVLDRDGNVISNPEKELREKQKEMGDERQILSPQAAYIMTNLMETTVKSGTLRWRSHEVGGYDGMPMAGKTGTTQNWEDAWAAGFSPYYTTVIWAGFDKKGVSLGTELTGSTATGVAWAQYMKAIHQGLPLKDFYKPETGIVEVEVDADTGLLPSEYSEDTITEVFIAGTEPKVVETYHENRAYRNTFYSDKMLTTISYESYDAGLDLTIDDPFANNDYVLEGLDIDLDFLNDTGSDTEEDSENSLLD from the coding sequence ATGAACTTTACAGGATCGAGAAAAATCATTCTCATTGCACTTCTCTCAATGATGGGAGTTGTATCTGCAGGACTGGGAATCAGCCTGGGCTTCGCGCTGGCTATCACAAGAAATACCATTAACACGGAAAATTTCGGAGTCTATCAGCCGGCGATGCCGTCGCAGCTCCTCGATATAAACGGAAACCTTATTACCGAACTTTTCGGTGATGAAAAACGGGATGTCGTGAGCATAACCGAGCTGCCCAAATCGCTGATGAAAGCCCTGATAACCAGAGAGGATTCAGCTTTTTTCCATCATAACGGATTCAATATAGTCGGTTTTTCAAGAGCCCTCTATAACAATGTGTTCGGAAGTTACACTTCCGGAGGAAGTACTCTGACGCAGCAGGTCGCAGGTCACCTCTATGCGGACAGGCGGGATAAATCCGTAACCAGAAAAATACGTGAGCTCTGGTGGGCCTGGCAGCTGGAACGACAGCTGTCCAAGTATGAGATTCTGGAAATCTATCTGAATAAAATGGACCTGGGACACGGGGTTTCCGGCGTCGAAGCGGGATCCCAGTATTTCTTTCAACATCCTGCAAGCGAGAATACCATTGCCGAAAATGTCATGCTGGTTATTCAATACGCCCTTCCCGGCTTGTATTCTCCGATCCGCCAGCCCGAAAGAGCAAAAGTTCAGCAGAGAAATATTCTCAACCAGGTTGTAAAAAACGGCTATGTAACCCAGGAGGAAGCTGACAACTCTTTTATCCTCTTCTGGGATAATTGGGACTGGTCACGGGACAACATTGCCACAGCATTCTTCGACAGAGAAGACCAGGCTCCCTGGTTCAGCGAATATGTCCGCGGAGAACTGGACAACATGCTTTACGGGACTCAGGACATGCTGAGAGACGGTTATACCGTTCACACGACCCTCAATCTTGATTATCAGAAAGACGCCGACGAAATAATCGAACGCAATCTCCAGAACTGGAACAGGATTTATAAGAGCCGACGGGGAACGCGAATGGATTACGTCGATGAGGAATTCGTTCCCATCTTCGATATGCTTTCTCTCGCTTTCAATATAGACAGCATCCGCGTGGCCGGATCGCAGGATATTAAAAACGCTGAAAACCTATACGAAGAGCAGATAGTTCCCACGCTCGATATAGTTTCCCAGATGTTCGGTCTGGACGGAGTTAAATCGGTTGTAGACTTCTCCTATGATAAAATTGATTCCCAGCTCGATAAATCGAGCATTGAAACAGCTCTTATAACTCTGGATAATGAAACCGGATATATACTGGCAATGATAGGGGGAAGCAAGTTCGAAAGAGGAAACCAGCTGAACAGAGCCCTTCAGGGTTCTCTGCAGCCAGGATCGACTTTCAAACCGGTTTTCTACTCCTATGCCATATCTTCCGGTTTGTTTACGACCGCTTCGAGGATATTTGACGGGCCGACGGTTTTTACAAGTCCCGACGGTCAGCCTTATACGCCTTTGAACTACCGGGGCGAATGGATGGGCAATGTTCTGCTGCGAACAGCTCTTGCCAACTCCATGAACGTACCTTCTATCAAAATAATGGAAGGTATCGGTTTCGATGCGGCTATTGAAAGAGCTTCCAGGCTTTATGGAATGACCGATCCCGTTCAGATAAGCGAAACATTTCCGAGAGTCTTCCCGCTGGCTCTCGGCGTTATCGCCATAGCTCCGGTCCATACGGCCAGAGCCTATGCAACATTCGCCAACCAGGGACGGGCTGTTGAGCCGATAGCGATCCGCTACGTTCTGGACCGCGACGGAAATGTAATTTCCAATCCGGAAAAAGAACTCAGAGAAAAGCAGAAAGAAATGGGAGATGAGAGACAGATTCTCTCGCCTCAGGCTGCCTATATTATGACAAATCTTATGGAAACTACTGTCAAGTCCGGAACTCTCCGATGGAGAAGCCATGAAGTCGGCGGTTATGACGGTATGCCTATGGCCGGTAAAACCGGAACGACCCAGAACTGGGAAGATGCCTGGGCAGCGGGATTCTCCCCCTACTACACGACAGTTATCTGGGCCGGCTTCGACAAGAAGGGCGTATCTCTCGGAACAGAGCTTACAGGATCAACGGCGACCGGTGTCGCCTGGGCTCAGTATATGAAAGCCATCCATCAGGGCCTTCCACTTAAAGATTTTTACAAACCGGAAACCGGAATTGTCGAGGTGGAAGTCGATGCCGACACAGGTCTGCTTCCCAGTGAATACAGTGAAGATACCATTACTGAAGTATTTATCGCCGGAACCGAACCGAAAGTGGTTGAGACTTATCACGAAAACAGAGCATACAGAAATACGTTCTATTCAGATAAAATGCTGACGACGATTTCCTATGAATCCTACGATGCCGGTCTTGACCTCACTATAGACGATCCATTTGCCAATAATGATTATGTACTGGAAGGACTCGATATTGATCTCGATTTCCTCAACGATACAGGTTCGGACACTGAGGAGGATTCTGAGAATTCTCTTCTCGATTAA
- a CDS encoding redox-sensing transcriptional repressor Rex: MHKLNKNVTMSSASIPTIRRLPSYLYLVRKAKEEGIEIISGTVIANELDLEPIQVRKDLASTGIIGKPRVGYKVTDLIDAIEKFLNWDKKHNAILVGAGNLGSALLGYKEFTKNGLNFLAAFDVDEKKIGTSINGTKVHNISELEAFVRNEDVQIAVLTVRSGIAQDVADLISEAGIQTIWNFTKVKLKVPKDVLLLKEDLSSSYAVLSVYS; the protein is encoded by the coding sequence ATGCATAAACTAAATAAGAACGTTACTATGAGCTCGGCCAGTATTCCAACTATCCGGCGCTTACCTTCTTATCTTTATCTGGTCAGGAAAGCCAAAGAAGAAGGCATTGAAATCATTTCCGGTACAGTCATTGCCAATGAACTCGATCTCGAGCCGATTCAGGTTCGCAAGGATCTGGCTTCTACGGGTATCATCGGAAAGCCGAGAGTCGGCTATAAGGTAACAGATCTGATCGATGCCATTGAAAAATTCCTGAACTGGGATAAGAAGCACAACGCCATCCTCGTCGGAGCAGGTAACCTCGGATCCGCTCTGCTCGGTTACAAGGAATTCACTAAAAACGGTTTGAACTTTCTGGCCGCTTTTGATGTCGATGAGAAAAAAATCGGTACTTCCATCAACGGAACCAAAGTACACAACATAAGCGAGCTCGAAGCATTTGTAAGAAATGAAGATGTCCAGATCGCCGTACTGACTGTCAGATCGGGAATTGCCCAGGATGTGGCTGACCTGATCAGCGAAGCCGGAATTCAGACTATCTGGAACTTCACTAAAGTAAAACTAAAAGTTCCGAAAGATGTTTTACTTCTTAAAGAGGATCTGTCGTCCAGCTACGCAGTCCTTTCCGTTTACAGCTGA
- a CDS encoding class I SAM-dependent RNA methyltransferase, which produces MQNNKTVEIEKLIPGGKGLSRVEGKVVFVPYVLPGEKVEIRITEEKKSFSEADLIRVIEPSAERVEPFCPHYGICGGCNMQHMTYEAQLKAKKSFASEHLSRNAGLELEKISVTPSKEKGYRNRVQVHYSRGTMGFRERSGHRIIPVESCPVAAEGINLFLRNHTYPVGEDRITVYGTDDWFSPETDRKDISVTVLDREIHFNSSLFFQSNLSILPALGHYLREHVRDGRLLDLYSGVGLMSALLEDQVEAIEAVELNRHVAPYIKRNLKGNCTFHPLSLEKWVASRSTGSPGADTIIIDPPRTGLSRPVRKYLSRSHAGKILYISCDPATMARDLKDILADNYEMEDYRLFDFYPQTSHMEAVALLKRKGQ; this is translated from the coding sequence ATGCAAAACAATAAGACTGTCGAGATAGAAAAGCTTATTCCCGGAGGGAAAGGGCTTTCCCGGGTGGAAGGCAAAGTCGTTTTCGTGCCTTATGTGCTCCCCGGAGAAAAAGTTGAAATCCGGATCACCGAAGAAAAAAAGAGTTTCAGCGAAGCGGACCTTATCCGTGTCATTGAGCCCTCGGCTGAACGGGTGGAGCCTTTCTGTCCCCACTACGGAATCTGCGGGGGCTGCAATATGCAGCATATGACCTATGAAGCGCAGCTTAAAGCCAAAAAATCTTTTGCTTCTGAACACCTGAGCAGAAATGCCGGACTGGAACTGGAAAAAATATCTGTAACCCCTTCAAAAGAGAAAGGATACAGAAATAGAGTGCAGGTTCATTATTCCCGGGGAACTATGGGTTTCCGCGAGAGATCGGGTCATCGGATAATTCCTGTCGAGAGCTGTCCCGTTGCCGCGGAAGGTATTAATCTCTTTCTGAGAAACCACACATATCCTGTCGGTGAGGACCGCATCACCGTTTACGGTACCGATGACTGGTTTTCTCCCGAAACGGACAGAAAGGATATTTCCGTTACTGTTCTGGACAGAGAGATTCATTTCAACAGCAGCCTCTTCTTTCAGAGCAATCTTTCCATTCTTCCGGCTCTCGGGCATTATCTGCGCGAACATGTCAGGGACGGCCGTCTGCTGGATTTGTACAGCGGTGTCGGATTGATGAGCGCGCTTTTGGAAGATCAGGTCGAAGCTATCGAGGCTGTGGAACTGAACCGTCATGTGGCACCTTATATTAAAAGGAATCTGAAGGGTAACTGCACTTTTCACCCTCTCAGTCTTGAAAAGTGGGTGGCTTCAAGGAGCACCGGATCTCCGGGAGCCGATACGATCATTATCGATCCTCCCCGGACAGGCTTATCCAGGCCGGTGAGAAAATATCTCTCCCGATCCCATGCCGGAAAAATTCTGTACATTTCCTGCGATCCCGCTACAATGGCGCGGGATTTAAAGGATATTCTTGCCGATAATTATGAGATGGAGGATTATCGACTCTTCGATTTTTATCCCCAGACATCTCATATGGAGGCTGTTGCTCTATTAAAAAGAAAAGGACAGTAG
- a CDS encoding P83/100 family protein, giving the protein MKKPALLIILTLIFTVSLTAIDVDRDEVQSYGDKKIEFYNYVGPYKFINTLEEILGLGTQLGVQVDPDSFGNFTIGNKYSVIHSVQPEIPEGFDGDIFFVGRDGAVDHIRNLRYIIASYLQSAYSYDFDDAFLLAEFITYYNAAYYQNLPYYQGVYKEGVVKYLTPEKAGLSTHYSEWAGKSAIVIPLSERRSTETGKAIDTGEITSEDVIEVMREEKDDAIDTRKDMVDLREEEIAQEEKAIEQEQEQLAEEKQQVDEAIEDIKTADDGTEKETLTPEEEKQVAELEEQKEQIEEQETQLEEEKAALEEEKDEVVKMREDIADDANKQIDEEEAAQSVFTSRDPGVGTEVIMLKIENTGDGVPYGRLIKVDIDNYVVTEESELNSIRGRTLTLLGGKLFAVAGMENGPGAVKLVEIDMTTLEIANESPVTVFPDTLLWESKNNFFAVISEGNDLKLGLFDATLTLKATSAVSVEPYMSPLIQGSSIYVQTSDGGIVELSAETLETLNQIK; this is encoded by the coding sequence ATGAAAAAACCGGCATTACTGATAATTCTGACACTGATCTTTACGGTTTCTCTGACTGCGATCGATGTTGACAGAGACGAAGTGCAATCCTACGGCGATAAGAAAATCGAGTTCTACAATTATGTCGGCCCTTATAAATTCATAAATACCCTTGAGGAAATCCTCGGACTGGGAACTCAGCTCGGAGTACAGGTCGATCCCGACAGCTTCGGAAATTTTACGATCGGCAACAAATATTCGGTAATTCATTCCGTACAACCCGAAATACCTGAAGGATTTGACGGAGATATATTTTTCGTTGGACGCGACGGAGCAGTCGATCATATCCGGAACCTCCGGTATATCATCGCTTCCTATCTACAGAGCGCCTATTCCTATGATTTCGACGATGCTTTTCTCCTGGCGGAGTTTATCACATACTACAATGCTGCCTATTATCAGAATCTTCCCTATTACCAGGGAGTCTATAAAGAAGGGGTCGTAAAGTATCTGACCCCTGAAAAAGCCGGACTTTCCACTCATTACAGCGAATGGGCCGGGAAATCGGCCATAGTGATTCCTCTGTCGGAACGCCGCAGCACGGAAACGGGCAAAGCCATCGATACGGGTGAGATAACATCGGAAGATGTAATCGAAGTCATGCGGGAAGAGAAAGACGATGCCATCGATACCCGCAAAGATATGGTGGACTTGAGAGAAGAGGAAATTGCTCAGGAAGAAAAAGCCATCGAGCAGGAACAGGAGCAGCTGGCTGAAGAAAAACAGCAGGTGGACGAGGCGATTGAAGATATAAAAACAGCTGATGACGGCACGGAAAAGGAAACTCTGACTCCCGAAGAGGAGAAACAGGTCGCCGAACTGGAAGAGCAGAAGGAACAGATCGAAGAGCAGGAAACCCAGCTCGAAGAGGAAAAAGCCGCCCTTGAAGAAGAGAAAGATGAAGTCGTGAAAATGCGCGAGGACATTGCCGACGATGCCAACAAACAGATAGACGAAGAGGAAGCGGCTCAGAGTGTCTTCACTTCCAGGGACCCGGGAGTGGGAACCGAAGTCATAATGCTTAAAATCGAGAATACGGGAGACGGCGTTCCCTATGGGCGGCTGATCAAAGTTGATATAGACAACTATGTCGTAACGGAAGAGTCGGAACTCAACTCCATACGCGGCAGAACTCTGACGTTATTGGGAGGAAAACTGTTTGCCGTTGCAGGTATGGAGAACGGTCCCGGCGCGGTCAAGCTTGTCGAGATCGATATGACGACTCTGGAGATCGCGAACGAAAGCCCGGTTACGGTATTTCCCGACACTCTACTCTGGGAATCAAAAAATAATTTTTTTGCGGTGATCAGCGAAGGAAACGACTTGAAATTAGGTCTTTTTGATGCGACACTCACCCTCAAAGCAACTTCAGCTGTTTCTGTTGAACCCTATATGTCTCCCCTTATCCAGGGGTCGAGCATTTATGTTCAGACATCTGACGGAGGTATTGTAGAGCTTTCTGCGGAAACTCTGGAAACGCTTAATCAGATTAAATAA
- the pyrB gene encoding aspartate carbamoyltransferase, whose product MPKKEGKSHFYGRTISVVDDLSVDEQLYLYRKTAELKQLIREGGDTSDFRIDDPELGVYLMFFENSTRTKESFRNAAAFHNVKLNNFDAQTSSFNKSESIGDTIKMLFGYSNRSVFIMRTAQEGVCSMLDELLGEYAKKIGYDKPAFLNGGDGKHEHPTQEFLDEYTFLEKKGWDNSEIHIALTGDLFHGRTVHSKVDGLKVFKKVKVDLIAPEDLSLPEHYEQRMIDNNYEVRRFDSIDDYFEQSSVADIWYFTRLQLERMGDEVKEKAKYLRAAVTFREEFMSKLPEGTKFYHPLPRHKVYPVIPGFLDRTPLNGWDEQSMNGYFTRIIEIGMVAGKIGNDFEGTAKSFAKIKKEFIEEIPVTRKSKVQDRYKVGIKPVEEGIVIDHIGRGEELDHIWNLIDRIRRILSLNCRSSHGVFHTSDPDDFKGIISLPDVLSFDEKELKKLAAIAPGCTLNIIENSSVKKKYRLHMPPRIYNFDEISCKNENCISHPSEHENIATDFYRSSETTFICRFCDTSHKYHEIWDI is encoded by the coding sequence ATGCCGAAAAAAGAGGGAAAAAGCCACTTCTACGGGAGAACTATATCCGTGGTTGATGATTTGTCCGTAGATGAGCAGCTCTACCTGTACCGCAAAACCGCAGAGCTGAAACAACTTATCCGCGAGGGGGGAGACACCTCCGATTTCAGGATTGACGATCCGGAGCTCGGTGTTTATCTCATGTTTTTTGAGAACAGCACAAGAACCAAGGAATCTTTCCGGAACGCCGCTGCCTTTCACAATGTGAAGCTCAACAACTTCGATGCCCAGACATCATCCTTCAATAAAAGCGAAAGTATCGGCGATACTATCAAAATGCTTTTCGGCTACAGCAACCGCTCGGTATTCATTATGAGAACCGCCCAGGAAGGGGTTTGTTCCATGCTTGATGAGCTTCTCGGCGAATACGCAAAGAAAATCGGTTATGACAAACCTGCCTTTCTCAATGGTGGGGACGGTAAGCACGAGCATCCGACACAGGAATTTCTCGATGAATACACTTTTCTGGAAAAAAAGGGCTGGGATAATAGCGAAATTCACATTGCCCTGACAGGAGATCTCTTCCACGGGAGGACCGTTCATTCAAAAGTCGACGGACTGAAAGTATTCAAGAAGGTTAAGGTCGACCTTATCGCTCCTGAAGATCTTTCCCTGCCCGAACATTATGAGCAGAGAATGATCGACAATAACTACGAGGTCCGGCGCTTTGATTCTATCGATGATTATTTCGAACAGTCATCTGTAGCCGATATCTGGTACTTCACAAGGCTCCAGCTCGAGAGAATGGGAGACGAGGTCAAGGAAAAAGCCAAATACCTGAGAGCCGCCGTCACGTTCCGCGAAGAGTTCATGTCCAAACTGCCGGAAGGCACCAAGTTCTATCATCCGCTGCCCCGACATAAGGTTTATCCCGTTATTCCGGGATTTCTCGACAGAACGCCTCTTAACGGATGGGACGAACAGTCAATGAACGGGTATTTTACCCGAATCATTGAAATCGGAATGGTTGCCGGTAAGATCGGAAATGATTTTGAAGGAACAGCAAAATCTTTTGCAAAAATCAAAAAAGAGTTTATTGAAGAGATACCCGTCACCCGTAAAAGCAAAGTTCAGGACCGTTACAAGGTGGGGATCAAACCGGTTGAAGAGGGCATCGTAATCGATCATATCGGAAGAGGTGAAGAACTGGACCACATCTGGAATCTGATTGACAGAATCAGAAGAATCCTCAGTCTCAACTGCAGGAGTTCCCACGGTGTTTTCCACACATCCGATCCCGATGATTTCAAGGGAATTATCTCTCTTCCCGACGTCCTTTCGTTTGATGAAAAAGAATTGAAAAAGCTGGCGGCAATCGCGCCGGGATGTACGCTTAATATTATAGAGAACTCATCGGTTAAAAAGAAGTACAGGCTTCATATGCCGCCTAGAATCTACAATTTTGATGAGATCTCCTGTAAGAATGAGAATTGTATTTCCCACCCCTCGGAGCATGAAAATATCGCAACCGACTTCTACCGTTCCAGCGAAACGACTTTTATCTGCCGTTTCTGCGATACGTCGCACAAATACCACGAAATCTGGGATATTTAA